The following coding sequences are from one Bradyrhizobium sp. WSM471 window:
- the cimA gene encoding citramalate synthase, with the protein MSKERLYLFDTTLRDGAQTNGVDFTLTDKQIIAQMLDELGIDYVEGGYPGANPTDTEFFGTKPKFSHARFTAFGMTRRAGRSVSNDPGVAGLLEAKADAICFVAKSSAYQVRVALETTNEENLASIRDSVAAAKAAGREVMLDCEHFFDGYKEDSGFALACAKAAYEAGARWVVLCDTNGGTMPNEIEAIVTEVAKHIPGDHLGIHAHNDTEQAVANSLAAVRAGARQIQGTLNGLGERCGNANLCSLIPTLKLKAEFADAFEIGVTAEKLATLVKVSRTLDDMLNRVPNRHAAYVGESAFVTKTGIHASAVLKDPQTYEHVLPERVGNHRKVLVSDQAGRSNVIAELDRAGIAYEKSDPKLSRLVEELKEREAQGYAYESANASFELLARRTLGKVPHYFEVEQFDVNVEQRYNSHGERVTVALAVVKVDVAGEHLISAAEGNGPVNALDVALRKDLGKYQKYIEGLTLIDYRVRILNGGTGAVTRVLIESEDENGDSWTTVGVSPNIIDASFQALMDSVIYKLVKSGAPA; encoded by the coding sequence ATGAGCAAGGAGCGCCTCTATCTGTTCGACACCACGCTGCGTGACGGTGCGCAGACCAATGGCGTCGATTTCACGCTGACCGACAAGCAAATCATCGCTCAGATGCTTGATGAACTCGGCATCGACTATGTCGAGGGCGGCTATCCCGGCGCCAATCCGACCGACACCGAGTTCTTTGGCACCAAGCCGAAGTTTTCGCATGCGCGCTTCACTGCGTTCGGCATGACACGTCGGGCGGGGCGCTCGGTCTCCAACGATCCCGGCGTGGCCGGTCTACTCGAAGCGAAAGCCGACGCCATCTGCTTCGTGGCGAAGTCGTCGGCCTATCAGGTGCGCGTTGCGCTGGAGACGACGAACGAGGAGAACCTCGCCTCGATCCGCGACAGCGTCGCGGCGGCCAAGGCCGCCGGCCGCGAGGTGATGCTCGACTGCGAGCATTTCTTCGACGGTTACAAGGAGGATTCCGGTTTTGCGCTCGCCTGCGCGAAAGCCGCCTATGAAGCCGGCGCGCGCTGGGTGGTGCTGTGCGACACCAACGGCGGCACCATGCCGAATGAGATCGAGGCCATCGTTACCGAAGTGGCGAAGCACATCCCCGGCGATCATCTCGGCATCCACGCCCATAACGACACCGAGCAGGCGGTGGCGAATTCGCTCGCCGCGGTGCGCGCGGGGGCGCGGCAGATCCAGGGCACCCTGAACGGCCTCGGCGAGCGCTGCGGCAACGCCAATCTCTGCTCGCTGATCCCGACCTTGAAGCTGAAGGCTGAGTTTGCCGACGCTTTCGAGATCGGCGTCACGGCGGAAAAGCTTGCGACCCTCGTCAAGGTGTCGCGCACACTCGACGACATGCTCAACCGCGTGCCGAACCGTCATGCAGCCTATGTCGGCGAGAGCGCCTTCGTCACCAAGACCGGCATCCATGCCTCCGCCGTGCTGAAGGATCCGCAGACCTACGAGCATGTCTTGCCGGAGCGGGTCGGCAATCACCGCAAGGTGCTGGTGTCCGATCAGGCCGGCCGCTCCAATGTCATCGCCGAGCTCGACCGCGCCGGCATCGCCTACGAGAAGAGCGATCCGAAGCTGTCGCGGCTGGTCGAGGAATTGAAGGAGCGCGAGGCGCAAGGCTATGCCTATGAATCCGCCAACGCCTCGTTCGAGCTGCTGGCGCGGCGCACGCTCGGCAAGGTGCCGCATTATTTCGAGGTCGAGCAGTTCGACGTCAATGTCGAGCAGCGTTACAATTCGCATGGCGAGCGCGTCACCGTGGCGCTGGCGGTGGTCAAGGTCGACGTTGCCGGCGAGCATCTGATCTCGGCGGCCGAAGGCAACGGTCCCGTCAACGCGCTCGACGTCGCGCTGCGCAAGGATCTCGGCAAGTACCAGAAATATATCGAAGGCCTGACGCTGATCGACTATCGCGTGCGTATCCTCAACGGCGGCACCGGCGCGGTCACGCGTGTCCTGATCGAGAGCGAGGACGAGAACGGCGACAGCTGGACCACGGTCGGGGTGTCCCCCAACATCATCGACGCCTCCTTCCAGGCGCTGATGGATTCGGTGATCTACAAGCTGGTGAAGTCGGGGGCGCCGGCGTAG
- a CDS encoding VOC family protein: MIDHISVGVSDLERSAKFYETTLGALGLTRVVTRPRTIGFGKAYPEFWINLREGMPHVTPESGVHICLRARTTAEVDAFHAAALSAAGASDGAPGIRPHDRVRYYAAFVVDPDGNRIEAVTFPAD; this comes from the coding sequence ATGATCGACCACATCTCCGTCGGCGTCAGCGATCTCGAACGCTCAGCAAAATTCTACGAAACAACGCTCGGGGCGCTCGGGCTCACGCGCGTCGTCACGCGACCGCGGACGATCGGCTTTGGCAAGGCCTATCCCGAATTCTGGATCAATCTGCGCGAGGGCATGCCGCACGTCACGCCGGAGAGCGGCGTGCATATCTGCCTCCGGGCCAGGACGACCGCCGAGGTCGATGCATTTCACGCTGCAGCGCTGTCCGCCGCCGGCGCGTCCGACGGCGCGCCGGGTATCCGCCCGCACGATCGTGTGCGTTATTACGCAGCCTTCGTCGTCGACCCCGATGGCAACCGGATCGAGGCGGTGACGTTTCCTGCGGACTAA
- a CDS encoding TIGR00730 family Rossman fold protein has protein sequence MSTIKTVCVYCGSGPGTNPRFTEGAKAFGKALAENNIRLVYGGGSLGLMGSVATSVLDHGGTVTGIIPEFLRKRENALTRVQEMIVTPDMHERKRLMFERSDAFVALPGGVGTLEELVEQLTWKQLGRHAKPVLLANIDNFWEPLFSLLSHMRQTEFIRAGLSVDILKADRIEEILPKLKAAVAQLADAEKQLAPEVARKL, from the coding sequence ATGAGCACGATCAAAACCGTCTGTGTCTATTGCGGCTCCGGCCCAGGAACCAATCCCCGTTTCACCGAAGGCGCCAAGGCGTTCGGCAAGGCGCTCGCCGAGAACAACATCCGCCTCGTCTATGGCGGCGGCTCGCTCGGCCTGATGGGTTCGGTCGCGACCTCCGTGCTCGATCACGGCGGCACCGTCACCGGCATCATTCCCGAATTCCTCCGGAAGCGCGAGAACGCGCTGACCCGCGTGCAGGAGATGATCGTCACTCCAGACATGCACGAGCGCAAGCGGCTGATGTTCGAGCGCTCCGACGCCTTCGTGGCGCTGCCGGGTGGCGTCGGCACGCTGGAGGAACTGGTGGAGCAGCTGACCTGGAAACAGCTCGGCCGTCACGCCAAGCCGGTGCTGCTCGCCAATATCGACAATTTCTGGGAGCCGCTGTTCTCGCTGCTGTCGCACATGCGCCAGACCGAGTTCATCCGCGCCGGCCTCTCGGTCGACATCCTCAAGGCCGATCGCATCGAGGAGATCTTGCCGAAGCTGAAGGCCGCCGTGGCACAGCTCGCTGACGCAGAAAAGCAGCTTGCCCCGGAAGTCGCGCGCAAGCTTTAG
- a CDS encoding ABC transporter ATP-binding protein/permease: MDQVQSPAGPNVPDPAGGPLERATLMGTLAHLWPYIWPGDRFDLKMRVVWSMVLLLAAKLITLTVPFSFKWATDALTGANTAPVQADNWHLWVIASPLLLTASYGVMRIVMAVLTQWRDGIFARVAMHAVRKLATITFIHMHELSLRFHLERKTGGLTRVLERGREGIEVIVRMVILQLIPTIVEVSLLMAVLLWQFDWRYVLATLVTVAVYMYYTYIATEWRIGIRRKMNDADTEANTKAIDSLLNYETVKYFSAETRESQRYDRSVARYEESSVQAYTSLAVLNTGQAVIFTLGLTATMLMCAIGVRNGTNTVGDFVLVNAMMIQLYQPLNFMGMVYREIKQAIIDIEKMFNVLGREAEIKDAPGAKPLVVSAGNVRFEDVRFAYEPSRPILKGISFEVPAGKTVAIVGPSGAGKSTISRLLFRLYDISGGKILIDGQDIREVTQASLRASIGMVPQDTVLFNDTIRYNIRYGRWDASDAEVEQAAQLAQIDRFIRMAPKGYETQVGERGLKLSGGEKQRVAIARTVLKAPPILVLDEATSALDTHTEHEIQGALERVAKNRTSLVIAHRLSTIVGADEIIVLDQGRIAERGTHAKLLAEGGLYASMWNRQREAEAAREKLARMADSGEAPNREPPPVADVLTAPAAAE; encoded by the coding sequence ATGGACCAAGTTCAATCGCCCGCCGGCCCCAACGTTCCTGATCCCGCCGGGGGGCCGCTGGAGCGGGCCACGCTGATGGGCACGCTGGCGCATCTGTGGCCCTATATCTGGCCGGGCGACCGTTTCGACCTGAAGATGCGCGTGGTCTGGTCGATGGTGCTGCTGCTCGCCGCCAAGCTGATCACGCTGACGGTTCCTTTCAGCTTCAAATGGGCGACCGACGCGCTGACCGGCGCCAACACCGCGCCGGTCCAGGCCGACAATTGGCACCTCTGGGTGATCGCCTCGCCGCTGCTGCTGACCGCCAGCTACGGCGTGATGCGCATCGTGATGGCAGTGCTGACGCAATGGCGCGACGGCATTTTCGCGCGCGTTGCCATGCATGCGGTGCGCAAGCTCGCCACCATCACCTTCATCCACATGCACGAGTTGTCGCTGCGTTTCCACCTGGAGCGCAAGACCGGCGGCCTGACGCGCGTGCTCGAGCGCGGCCGCGAGGGCATCGAGGTCATCGTGCGCATGGTGATCCTGCAGCTGATCCCGACCATCGTCGAGGTCTCGCTGCTGATGGCGGTGCTGCTGTGGCAGTTCGATTGGCGCTACGTGCTCGCGACCCTCGTCACTGTCGCGGTCTACATGTACTACACCTACATCGCGACCGAGTGGCGGATCGGCATCCGCCGCAAGATGAACGATGCCGACACCGAGGCGAACACCAAGGCGATCGACTCGCTGCTCAACTACGAGACCGTCAAATATTTCAGCGCCGAGACCCGCGAGTCGCAGCGCTACGACCGATCGGTCGCGCGTTACGAGGAGTCGAGCGTCCAGGCTTACACTTCGCTTGCCGTGCTCAACACCGGGCAGGCCGTGATTTTCACGCTGGGGCTGACCGCGACCATGCTGATGTGCGCGATCGGCGTGCGCAACGGCACCAATACGGTCGGCGATTTCGTGCTGGTCAACGCCATGATGATCCAGCTCTACCAGCCCTTGAACTTCATGGGCATGGTCTATCGCGAGATCAAGCAGGCGATCATCGACATCGAGAAGATGTTCAACGTGCTGGGGCGCGAGGCCGAGATCAAGGACGCGCCGGGCGCGAAGCCGCTGGTGGTCTCCGCGGGCAATGTGCGTTTCGAGGACGTGCGCTTTGCCTATGAGCCGTCCCGCCCGATCCTCAAGGGCATCAGCTTCGAGGTGCCGGCCGGCAAGACGGTCGCGATCGTCGGCCCGTCAGGTGCGGGCAAGTCGACCATCTCACGCCTTTTGTTTCGCCTCTATGACATCTCCGGCGGCAAGATCCTGATCGACGGCCAGGACATTCGCGAAGTCACGCAGGCGAGCTTGCGCGCGTCCATCGGCATGGTGCCTCAGGACACCGTGCTGTTCAACGACACCATCCGCTACAACATCCGCTATGGTCGCTGGGACGCCAGCGATGCCGAGGTCGAGCAGGCGGCACAGCTGGCGCAGATCGATCGTTTCATCCGCATGGCGCCGAAAGGCTACGAGACCCAGGTCGGCGAGCGTGGCCTGAAACTGTCCGGTGGCGAAAAACAACGAGTCGCGATCGCGCGCACCGTGTTGAAGGCGCCGCCGATCCTGGTGCTGGACGAGGCGACTTCCGCGCTGGACACCCACACCGAGCACGAGATCCAGGGCGCGCTCGAGCGCGTGGCGAAGAACCGCACTTCGCTGGTGATCGCCCATCGGCTCTCGACCATCGTCGGCGCCGACGAGATCATCGTGCTGGACCAGGGCCGCATCGCCGAGCGCGGCACCCACGCAAAACTGCTCGCGGAGGGGGGACTTTACGCCAGCATGTGGAACAGGCAGCGCGAGGCCGAGGCGGCGCGCGAGAAACTGGCCAGGATGGCCGATTCCGGCGAGGCGCCCAATCGGGAGCCACCGCCGGTTGCGGATGTCCTCACGGCGCCTGCGGCGGCGGAGTGA
- a CDS encoding phosphatidylserine decarboxylase, producing MAMSILDSIQRQIPPIHKEGYPFIGGFALASLVLFWLWSPLGWIGTILTVWCALFFRDPVRVTPVREGLVVSPADGRVSMITMALPPAELGLGDRPLPRISVFMSVFNCHVNRSPIAGRVDRIAYRPGLFINAELDKASEDNERNSLVITTPTARIGVIQIAGLVAKRIVCFVKEGQAIGAGERFGLIRFGSRLDVYLPLGTKALVSEGQTAIAGETILADLAGDDPSRAYRSN from the coding sequence ATAGCGATGTCCATTCTCGATTCGATCCAGCGTCAGATCCCGCCGATCCACAAGGAGGGTTATCCGTTCATCGGTGGCTTTGCGCTGGCAAGCCTGGTCCTGTTCTGGCTTTGGTCGCCGTTAGGTTGGATCGGCACCATCCTGACCGTGTGGTGCGCGCTGTTCTTCCGCGACCCCGTGCGCGTGACCCCGGTGCGCGAGGGGCTCGTGGTGTCGCCGGCCGACGGCCGCGTCTCGATGATCACCATGGCGCTGCCGCCGGCCGAACTCGGGCTCGGCGACCGGCCGCTGCCGCGCATCTCGGTGTTCATGAGTGTGTTCAACTGCCATGTGAACCGCAGCCCGATCGCGGGCAGGGTGGACCGTATCGCCTACCGCCCCGGCCTGTTCATCAACGCCGAGCTGGACAAGGCGAGCGAGGACAATGAGCGCAACTCGCTGGTGATCACGACGCCGACGGCGCGGATCGGCGTGATCCAGATCGCAGGGCTCGTCGCCAAGCGCATCGTCTGCTTCGTCAAGGAGGGGCAGGCGATCGGCGCCGGCGAGCGCTTCGGCCTGATCCGCTTCGGCTCGCGGCTAGACGTCTATTTGCCGCTGGGCACCAAGGCGCTGGTCTCGGAAGGGCAGACCGCGATCGCCGGTGAGACGATTCTGGCCGATCTCGCCGGAGACGACCCGAGTCGCGCTTACCGCTCCAATTAA
- a CDS encoding phosphatidylcholine/phosphatidylserine synthase, with the protein MTPYDSRDPDVRRRRFRPIPVRMLVPNVITLLAICAGLTSIRLSIEGRMSLAVYAIVFAAALDGIDGRIARMIKGQSKFGAELDSLADFVNFGVAPGLMLYFWQLHELGNAGWIAAMVFAISGGLRLARFNATMDDPNKPAFAANFFTGVPAPAGAITVLLPIYVAFLELGRLPAAVTAAYTLLIAFLMVSRLPVFSGKTKRMRVPPELVLPAFVAVIVFIAILIAYPWHVLSIGTVLYLLALPLGYKSYRDQARALETTAPAGGEVSSPPSAPTLTNLSEPPRDDDRPDRLH; encoded by the coding sequence ATGACGCCCTACGACTCTAGAGATCCAGACGTGCGCCGCCGGCGGTTCCGCCCCATCCCGGTGCGCATGCTGGTGCCCAACGTCATCACTCTGCTGGCGATTTGCGCCGGCCTGACCTCGATCCGGCTCTCGATCGAGGGGCGGATGTCGCTCGCGGTCTACGCCATCGTGTTCGCGGCGGCACTCGACGGCATCGACGGCCGTATCGCGCGCATGATCAAGGGGCAGTCGAAGTTCGGCGCCGAGCTCGACAGCCTCGCCGACTTCGTCAATTTCGGTGTGGCGCCCGGCCTGATGCTGTATTTCTGGCAGCTGCACGAGCTTGGCAATGCCGGATGGATTGCCGCCATGGTATTCGCGATCTCCGGTGGCCTGCGCCTGGCGCGCTTCAATGCCACTATGGACGATCCCAACAAGCCGGCCTTTGCCGCCAATTTCTTCACCGGCGTGCCGGCGCCGGCCGGCGCGATCACGGTGCTGCTGCCGATCTATGTCGCGTTCCTCGAGCTCGGCCGGCTGCCTGCGGCGGTGACGGCTGCGTATACGCTGCTGATCGCCTTCCTGATGGTGTCGCGCCTGCCGGTGTTCTCCGGCAAGACCAAGCGCATGCGCGTGCCGCCCGAACTGGTGCTGCCTGCGTTCGTTGCGGTGATCGTCTTCATCGCGATCCTGATCGCCTATCCCTGGCACGTGCTGTCGATCGGCACGGTGCTGTATCTGCTCGCTTTGCCGCTCGGCTACAAATCTTATCGCGACCAGGCGCGCGCGTTGGAAACCACCGCGCCGGCGGGAGGCGAGGTCTCGTCGCCGCCGTCGGCACCGACGCTGACAAACCTGTCGGAGCCGCCGCGGGACGATGACCGGCCCGACCGGCTGCACTGA
- a CDS encoding RraA family protein has protein sequence MTNNATGPLPASVLEALGRYDTPTICNAMEIVAPERRLIGYTTKPLVCPFPDLPPIVGYARTVAIRSVLKNSLPPEEQSKRRIAYYEYVGTGHGPRISVIQDIDGPDVGYGAFWGEVQSNVHKALGCLGVITDGSIRDIPQWAPGFQALAGSIGPSHAWVHAESFGGEVRVAGMTVKSDDLIHADQHGAIVIPHDIAAKLPDAAELCGRRETPILEIARSPDFSLEKLKAALKRSAEIH, from the coding sequence GTGACGAATAACGCGACCGGGCCGCTGCCCGCTTCCGTCCTCGAAGCGCTGGGCCGCTACGACACCCCGACGATCTGCAATGCCATGGAGATCGTGGCGCCCGAGCGCCGGCTGATCGGCTACACCACCAAGCCATTGGTCTGCCCATTCCCCGATCTGCCGCCGATCGTCGGCTACGCCCGCACGGTCGCGATCCGCTCGGTGCTGAAAAATTCGCTGCCGCCGGAAGAGCAGTCCAAGCGTCGCATCGCATATTACGAATATGTCGGGACCGGCCACGGTCCGCGCATCTCGGTGATCCAGGACATCGACGGTCCCGACGTCGGCTACGGAGCGTTCTGGGGCGAGGTGCAGAGCAACGTGCACAAGGCGCTCGGCTGCCTCGGCGTCATCACCGACGGTTCGATCCGCGACATCCCGCAATGGGCACCGGGCTTCCAGGCGCTGGCCGGCTCGATCGGCCCGTCGCATGCATGGGTGCATGCCGAGAGCTTTGGCGGTGAGGTGCGCGTTGCCGGCATGACCGTGAAGTCGGACGATTTGATCCACGCCGACCAGCACGGCGCCATCGTGATTCCGCACGATATCGCCGCAAAGCTGCCCGACGCCGCCGAGCTCTGCGGCCGCCGCGAGACGCCGATCCTCGAGATCGCCCGCAGCCCCGACTTCTCGCTGGAGAAGTTGAAGGCTGCATTGAAGCGCTCGGCGGAGATTCACTAA
- a CDS encoding motility protein A — protein sequence MDIMTSIGLVAGIVVIATMMLLGGDLHMFISEHAMIIIFGGSTAATMIRFPLSTLIHGLPLGAKFAFTMSRLSAHDLVDELARIAEIARKQGPVGLEKVETDEPFLAKGIRYVADGYDLDFIRDNLERDRDNFLMHLDEGSKIYRAIGDCAPAFGMVGTLIGMVQMFANMTDPSKLGPFMATALLATLYGALVANLFCIPIADKLHGKLLDEETNRTLIIDGILMIRDSKSPTLVREMLLAYLPEKHRHAEGEPVPA from the coding sequence ATGGATATCATGACGAGCATCGGGCTCGTGGCGGGCATTGTCGTCATCGCGACGATGATGCTGCTGGGCGGCGATCTCCACATGTTCATTTCCGAGCATGCGATGATCATCATCTTCGGCGGCTCGACCGCTGCGACCATGATCCGCTTTCCGCTCTCGACGCTGATCCACGGCCTGCCGCTCGGCGCCAAGTTTGCCTTCACGATGAGCCGTCTGTCGGCGCACGATCTGGTCGACGAGCTCGCCCGCATCGCCGAGATCGCCCGCAAGCAGGGGCCGGTGGGGCTGGAAAAAGTAGAGACCGACGAGCCGTTCCTGGCCAAGGGCATCCGCTACGTCGCCGACGGCTACGACCTCGATTTCATTCGCGACAATCTCGAGCGCGACCGCGACAATTTCCTGATGCATCTGGACGAAGGCAGCAAGATCTACCGCGCGATCGGCGACTGCGCGCCGGCCTTCGGCATGGTCGGCACGCTGATCGGCATGGTGCAGATGTTCGCAAACATGACCGACCCGTCAAAGCTCGGCCCGTTCATGGCGACCGCGCTGCTCGCCACTCTCTACGGCGCGCTGGTCGCCAACCTGTTCTGTATCCCGATCGCCGACAAGCTGCATGGCAAGCTCCTGGACGAAGAGACCAACCGCACGCTGATCATCGACGGCATCCTGATGATCCGCGATTCCAAGAGCCCGACGCTGGTCCGGGAAATGCTGCTGGCCTATCTGCCCGAGAAGCACCGCCACGCCGAAGGCGAGCCGGTACCGGCCTGA
- a CDS encoding flagellar motor protein MotB, which translates to MAKKKRGDSHGGGHGWFVTFADLMGLMMSFFVMLVAFSTQDANKLKVVAGSMRDAFGVQTEARYSGIVESDGLPTRPRLKNVDHIQPEDSSNTPTPDQEDRDRTSGAKIKVDRNFALAAASLRQALQDMPELTEMSKHIMFEETKQGLNLEIVDQDGRSMFADGSKVPYDRTRRLIEKLAVPLKATPLRVSIAGHTAAGFVPTRSDYGAFDLSADRANAVRQILEREGLPGAHVFAVSGKADTQPLFPDDPSLAANRRVTITLMREDPPLPPNLKP; encoded by the coding sequence ATGGCCAAGAAGAAGCGAGGCGATTCACACGGAGGCGGTCACGGCTGGTTCGTGACTTTCGCCGACCTGATGGGCCTGATGATGAGCTTCTTCGTGATGCTCGTCGCGTTTTCGACCCAGGATGCCAACAAGCTGAAGGTCGTCGCGGGCTCCATGCGCGACGCCTTCGGTGTCCAGACCGAAGCGCGCTATTCCGGCATTGTCGAGTCCGACGGGCTGCCGACCCGCCCTCGGCTGAAGAACGTCGATCACATTCAGCCTGAGGACTCCTCCAATACGCCGACGCCGGACCAGGAGGATCGTGACCGCACGTCGGGCGCGAAGATCAAGGTCGACCGCAATTTTGCACTGGCGGCGGCCTCGCTGCGCCAGGCGCTGCAGGACATGCCGGAACTGACCGAGATGTCCAAGCACATCATGTTTGAGGAGACCAAGCAGGGCCTCAACCTCGAGATCGTGGACCAGGACGGCCGCTCGATGTTCGCCGACGGCTCCAAAGTGCCCTATGACCGCACCCGGCGCCTGATCGAGAAGCTCGCTGTCCCGCTCAAGGCGACGCCGCTGCGCGTCTCCATCGCCGGCCACACCGCGGCTGGGTTCGTGCCGACCCGCAGCGACTACGGCGCCTTCGACCTGTCGGCCGACCGCGCCAATGCCGTGCGTCAGATTCTCGAACGCGAGGGCCTGCCGGGCGCCCATGTCTTTGCCGTCTCCGGCAAGGCGGACACCCAGCCGCTGTTTCCGGACGATCCCTCGCTCGCGGCCAACCGGCGGGTGACCATCACCCTGATGCGCGAAGATCCGCCGCTGCCGCCGAATCTGAAGCCGTAG
- a CDS encoding potassium transporter Kup → MTASITSTEAPDGPVTSGFWGLTLGSIGVVFGDIGTSPLYAFHEAVRGAAHGQPVSRVMVLGVLSLILWALLIVVTAKYVLLLLRADNNGEGGTLSLMALGQRALGRRSWFLMALGVVGASMFIGDSMITPAISVLSAVEGLKLATPAFEHYVVPLTVLILALLFAVQSKGTALVASAFGPVMVVWFTVLAVLGAIHIADDPSVLAAINPYYALQFLLSHGTIGLVTLGAVFLAVTGGEALYADLGHFGRKPIQSAWMFFVLPSLLINYFGQGALVLSDPSAIEHSFYRMVPEHFVLPLVGLATAATVIASQAVITGAYSLVYQAVQLGLLPRFEVRFTSETHAGQIYLPRVNRLLLIGVMLLVLLFHTPSNLASAYGIAVSTTMVADGIMGFIVIWKLWNWRAATAAAVILPFVVVDISFFSANLLKLLEGAWVPLLFGVIMAGTIWTWRRGSGILIQKTRRIEVPLDDLIRSLEKRPPHIVKGTAVFLTSDPSFVPTALLHNLKHNKVLHEHNVVLTIETAHTPRVDLSERFRMEKISDKFFKVRLRFGYMEQPNVPKALAIARKQGWQFDIMSTSFFVSRRSLKASAQSGMPLWQDHLFIALSRSANDATDYFQIPTGRVVEVGTQVTI, encoded by the coding sequence ATGACGGCGAGCATCACATCGACCGAAGCTCCGGACGGGCCGGTCACCTCGGGTTTCTGGGGCCTGACGCTCGGGAGCATCGGCGTTGTCTTCGGCGACATCGGCACCTCGCCGCTCTACGCATTCCACGAGGCCGTCAGGGGCGCGGCCCACGGTCAGCCGGTCTCGCGCGTCATGGTGCTCGGCGTGCTCTCGCTGATCCTCTGGGCGCTGCTGATCGTCGTCACCGCCAAATACGTGCTGCTGCTGCTGCGCGCCGACAACAACGGGGAGGGCGGCACGCTTTCCCTCATGGCGCTCGGCCAGCGCGCGCTCGGGCGGCGGAGCTGGTTCCTGATGGCGCTCGGCGTCGTCGGCGCCTCCATGTTCATCGGCGATTCCATGATCACGCCGGCGATCTCGGTGCTGTCGGCGGTCGAGGGTCTGAAGCTCGCAACGCCCGCCTTCGAGCACTATGTCGTCCCCTTGACCGTTCTCATCCTGGCGCTGCTGTTCGCGGTCCAGAGCAAGGGGACGGCGCTGGTCGCCTCGGCCTTCGGGCCGGTGATGGTCGTCTGGTTCACCGTTCTTGCCGTGTTGGGCGCCATTCACATCGCCGACGATCCGTCGGTGCTGGCAGCGATCAATCCCTATTACGCGCTGCAATTCCTGCTGTCGCACGGCACGATCGGCCTGGTGACGCTGGGCGCGGTGTTCCTCGCGGTGACCGGCGGTGAGGCGCTCTACGCAGATCTGGGCCATTTCGGCCGCAAGCCGATCCAGTCGGCCTGGATGTTCTTCGTGCTGCCCTCGCTCCTGATCAACTATTTCGGGCAGGGCGCGCTGGTGCTGTCGGATCCCAGCGCGATCGAGCACTCTTTCTATCGCATGGTACCCGAGCATTTCGTGCTGCCGCTGGTCGGGCTTGCGACCGCGGCGACGGTGATCGCAAGCCAGGCGGTGATCACAGGGGCCTATTCTCTGGTCTATCAGGCTGTGCAGCTCGGTCTCCTGCCGCGCTTCGAGGTGCGCTTCACCTCGGAAACCCATGCCGGCCAGATCTATCTGCCGCGTGTAAACCGGCTGCTCCTGATCGGTGTGATGCTGCTGGTGCTGTTGTTCCACACCCCCAGCAATCTGGCTTCGGCCTACGGCATTGCGGTTTCCACCACCATGGTCGCCGACGGCATCATGGGCTTCATCGTGATCTGGAAATTGTGGAACTGGCGCGCCGCGACGGCCGCAGCCGTGATCCTGCCCTTCGTCGTGGTCGACATCAGCTTCTTCAGCGCGAACCTTCTGAAGCTGCTCGAAGGCGCCTGGGTGCCGCTGCTGTTCGGCGTGATCATGGCCGGGACAATCTGGACCTGGCGGCGAGGGTCGGGGATCCTGATCCAGAAAACGCGCCGCATCGAGGTGCCGCTGGACGATCTGATCCGGAGCCTGGAGAAGCGGCCGCCGCACATCGTCAAGGGCACCGCGGTGTTCCTGACCAGCGATCCCTCCTTCGTGCCGACTGCGCTGCTGCACAATCTCAAGCACAACAAGGTGCTGCACGAGCACAACGTGGTCCTGACCATCGAGACCGCGCATACGCCGCGGGTCGACCTGTCGGAGCGTTTCCGGATGGAGAAGATCAGCGACAAGTTCTTCAAGGTCCGCCTGCGCTTCGGCTACATGGAGCAGCCGAACGTGCCCAAGGCGCTCGCGATCGCGCGCAAGCAGGGCTGGCAGTTCGACATCATGTCGACCTCGTTCTTCGTGTCGCGGCGCTCGCTGAAGGCTTCGGCGCAGTCCGGCATGCCGCTCTGGCAGGACCATTTGTTCATCGCACTGAGCCGGTCCGCCAACGACGCGACCGACTATTTCCAGATTCCCACCGGACGGGTGGTTGAAGTCGGAACCCAGGTCACCATCTAA